The Suricata suricatta isolate VVHF042 chromosome 3, meerkat_22Aug2017_6uvM2_HiC, whole genome shotgun sequence genome contains the following window.
GTATTTCCACTCAGCCTCCCCTCTTATTTCATGAaacttatattttagaaaattaaaaactctctTGAGACCcctagctttaaaaatttttttttaagtttatttattttgagagagtgtgagcatgagcggaggaggggcagagagagagggagagggagagaatcccaagcaggctctgtgctgtcggcctggagcctgatgtggggctcagtctcatggactgtgagatcatgacctgagctgaaagcaggagtcagagctcaacagactgagccactcaggtgcctctcacATTGATTCTTGTTTCTGTTCCTTAGGTTTCATCCTACAGTCTTTTTTGGTTTCTTAGAGTTTTTAGATTTTAACTGCCAGGGTAGCAGTTTTTGACTGCCTATCTTATCTAATCTTCAAGGCGGTATTCTGGTACTAAGACTGGCTTTCACACATTTGCCAGATATAACAGCAGCACTCCTAATGAGGGTATTTTAGGAGTTGGTGATAAGATGtagcctttttttcccttggtgGATTGGATGCTTTTCAGAGCCCTTCCCAGAGATCTGCTTTCCCTTCTGGACGCAGCCAGCGGAGGACAGTGTATGCCTCTCAGGAGGGCTCGGTGTTGTTTAGCTGTTAGTGCCGTAGATAAGTAGGGTCATTTTCTTTAGGGGTTTACTTTGCCTGAAACTAAAGCTTGACGTGTAGATtagtatgaattttattttctcccccaaTATTGAAAGTCTAGTTTTGAAAAAGCTGCTATGGCCCATtgtatcaataaatatttgctttttattgtaGTGATCACTCATTTTaggaattatatacatatatatatttaagtttatttatttaatctctacacccaacatggggtttgaactcagaacccttagatcaagaggcacatgctctTCTGACGAAGCTGGCCAGGTGCGCCTGATTTGCTTAGTTTTAGTCATAAAGTATACAAACACCTTCTCTTATGTAGGTCTTCGATCTGCTTCAGAAATCTATGTACTCTGTTTAGAATTAAGTTGCACGATGAAAGGAAACTTCAGTGGTTTTAGAAAAAttggctttaaaatattctgtacttAATTTTCATTGGAATAATAATCTGTGTAATCATAATAGCAATTATCTGTCTCTTGTGGTTAAACCTCCCTACGTATCTATCTGTGTGTTTCCTCTCACTGCTGAAAAGTCTGTCGTTTATATTTCTTATGGAGAATTTTGAttggtatttgtttcttttgcccattttttcatatAGGTTGGACGTATTTTTGGATATTTTCCAAAGGATTTAATCAAAGTAGTCCATAAATATACTGAAGAGGAACTACGGGTTCCAGCAGATGTAAGTTATGTtatggattgtttattttttattttttggttcttACTTATAAATTGCCTTTCACATTCATCAGTTATAGTCAGTTAATGATTTTTGAAAGTCCTTGTATTTTGGccagaaaaaaaaccaagttaACATTTGTGTGTCAGGTTTTAATTTAGAGTCAGGtaactcttaaaaatagaaaaaaaaaatgtttgaaaagagtTTATAGGAGACTGTGTCATTATTTGGTAGTTGTCTAATATGTGCAGTTATATAGGGTTTCTCTTTGCTGCTTTATATGAGGAGAAATTAAGAATTCAATATCTTTGTTATTAAGTTTAAGAGTTACACATttttggcgcacctgggtggctcaggtggttaagtgtcctacgttggctcagttcatgatctcgcagtttctgggttcgagccccatgttgggctctctgctgatagctcagaccctgaagcctgctttggactctctgtctccctctctctgcccctcccctgctcacgctcagtctctctctgtctcaaaaataaacaagcaaaaaaaaaaagttatacatttttataggcaaaaggaaggaaagaatctcCACTAGAAAACTTTACTCATTGAATAGCTCTTAGACATTTTAAGTGTCGAGAAGAAGTCCGATTAAACACTAAACTACATACTAGGTCAGAAATGCCAGTTtacaatagttttctttctttctttttttttttaagtttattttgggagagattatgtgtgtgtgcaagcaagggaggggcagagagagagggagagacaggatcccaaggaggctctgcactgtcagcgaagagcccaacacggggctcaaagccacggaCGAtgggatcaccacctgagccaaatcaTGAGTCAGATTGTTAACTGCCCCTGCAGTGGTTTTCTTACAACtggttttttaatgatttaaggGATTAGAGAGTCACATTACAGGTTTGGAAAAGGGAACCTGAGAGATGCGTAAGAGGTCTGGTCTCAGCTCTGGATGGTACTGACCGCACATCCTATAAAGCATTCACCTGGGCGCACGACATTGCTCTGTGATGACGAGGATTCTGTGTTCTGGGGTCCTTAGTCCTGCTTATCattttctggactttttttttttaagtttattcagtttgagagaaaaggagaaataggggagaagggacagagatagagggagagagaatcccaagcacgctctgtgctatcagtgcagagcgggacacgggactcgaacccacaaatggtgagatcacgactggagccgaaaccaagagttggatgcttaactgactgagccacacgggtgcccGTTTTCTGGAGTTCTAAAATGTGTAGTAATGGATGTCCACCTTCATTCAAAAATctttgagtggttttttttttatagtgctGCAGATATGCAGGCTGCTGGCCTTGGGCCATCGTTAGATGAGATTGGCAGAATATAGGAAGTCTTAGAGCCAGTGCTGTACTTAGCATTTCTTTATTATCTCAAGGGTCATAAAATCAGCCCCATTACCTGTCTGGCTTCATTCCTAATGAAGAGACTCCCGGGTTATAGGTGTGAGATAGCAGTTCATTGGTCACAGTGACCTCACTTCTTCGGGCATCTGCCTTCCTAGCGTACCTCCCATAGCATGCTGCCCTCAGAATTAAGAAAGTGGCTTGGAATCGCATGTGATGAAACGAAGAAATTAATCCCTACTGTCCTGGTCAGGGCTCCTCAGACTTTGGTGAAAGTTCAGTTAGGAGAAGAGAATTACCTTTGTTGGCTTTTAAACTTGCCCTCTGTTTATGGCCCCATTGATGTCAAGCTGCTTATTattggaggaaaggaagaatgtTGACTTACGGACAGTCCTGAAAGCAGATCTTAATGACACCTATGGCCCTGATTTAGAATATATTCCTCACCAAATCTAGTTTTTAGGTTGTACTTGAGGTAATAATTAAGCAGGAGCCCTCTTGACACACTTCTTTGTGCCTCTAAATTTTTACTGCCCGTGCACCAGTATTTTAATAAGGCTGTGTTTAATCCTAGGCTCATTTATCTTTCCCAGCCCTAACAGAACATGAGCCAAAAAACATCTGGGTAGACTCGGAGGCTGACAGCAGGGTGATTCTGCCTGACTCAGGCTGACTAAACAGAAGTATATTCTGGAGGATACAGTGGTGGGGAAGCCAGGTCGTCATCCAGTGTCCCCTGCACATACTATTATGACATGAGTTCCCAGGACATCAGGCACAGTGCTTGGCAGTTGGGGGACCCAATAAATGACACCCTGTTTTTCTCCACTTGTGATCAGAACAAATTGAGAGACCCAGGAGTCAGGCATGTGGAGACCAAACTGTCACTATTATTTATTGATAAAGCTTTTCAGTGAACATGGCTCGGATGTGCAGAAATAATAGGCCTTCTGACTTTGTAGTGTAGAATAAGACAGACCCACCCACAGACGGCTAGCTAATGGGGCAGCCTCCCCAAGGGGACTGTCCCTAtgaaactgacagaatggagcggAGAGGATATATGTCCCCTCTAGCAGGTCCCAAACAGAACACAGGGATGGTGCAGAGCAAACTCACCAGCCTGTGAATCCTGAGGAGGAGACAGTGAAGGGAAATCAGGTAGGAGTCCTTCCCCTTTGAAGCAGAAAACCAGGGAAAAGTGCATTCCAGCTTCTATaccagtgccccccccccactagcCACAATCAATCATTGCCCAAGGTTGGCACAGGAGCCCCTCTAGATCCAGTTTGAGGTTAGCCTTTGTTAGCGTGGGTAAGACGAGTTTGCTCCTATGATACTTAGTGACAtgctgatgtttttctttctcttacaggagacagattttgtttgttttgatgggGGAAGAGATGATTTTGATAATTACAACGTAGAAGAACTTTTAGGATTTTTGGAATTGTACAACTCTGCAACTGGAGAGCCCGAGAAAGCTATAGAAAAAATTCAGCATGAGGACACACCACCTGAAGCAGTTGATGAAAGTGACCTTGAACCTGAACTTGAACCTGAAGCAGTAGAATTTAACTTTGAGGAGAGTGAAAGTATACTCTCAGAAACCTCTCAGGAACTCAGGGGAAGATCTGGGGCTCAGAAGACCCACCCTCACATACACAGTCAAGCAGATCATGCTCAGGGAGACCAACCTGCATTTGAACCTTTTGAGGATGTGCTACAAGATAAACTAAAAGTGCCGGAAAGTGAAAGCAACAAAACCAACAATGGGTCTCAGTTCTCCAGTGAACAGGAGAAGATTGATGCTTATAagcttttgaaaacagaaatgactCTGGACTTAAAAACCAAATTTGGCTCGACTGCTGATGCCCTGGTCTCCGATGACGAGACCACCAGGCTTGTTACTTCATTGGAAGATGACTTCGACGAGGAGTTGGATATGGAGTATTACACAGTTGGCAAGGAAGACGAGGAGGATGAAGAAAGCTTCGGTGAGCTGCCGTTACTGACCTTCACACATGCTGGGGAAGACGTGAAGACGCCAGGGAAGTCTGGAGTTCAGAAATACCCAACAGAGACAGGGCAGAattcaaaggaaaaggagaaggctGAGGTGACTCAGCCCCCCGGCATCAAAAACTATGATCAAGATCTACTGACAACCTGGGAAGATAGTATCTTATTCACCGAAGGTGACAGACGACCAGGTGTGGCCGGAGGGAGTTCTGatccagaggaaggaaaggaaggtggTGATGTATTCAAACCACAGTTGGCAGCGGATTCCACTGACCTTAAAAAGGCAGAAGATGGGCTTTTGATTCTAGAGGCCCCTAACACAAGTAATGACAGAGACCCGGAAATTCACTTTGCAGGACATGGGAGGAACGTCGGGGAATCCGAGAAGGGCCTGGCTCGGGCAGAgatggggctggaggggaggcgggaAGGCACAGAGGCACCTGGTGCCACTCAAAGCAGTGACCTCGGCTCGCTGCCAGCTGCcgaaaaggggaaagaagggtCGGAATTGGCTTTTGATAACAAAGAAAATGACGTAGAAGGAGCAGCTGttcatatttcaaaagaaatgctCCACGAAGAAAAGCCCACAGAGCGGATTTCAGAAGGTGGCTTGGAGCGCGAGGCGGAACCTGCAGCTCCAGGGGGTCAGGCGACCGGAGGAAAGACTGAGCAGGACTCCATGGGCATCGCCCCGCCGTCCAGAGGCAACCAGCATAACGCCTCTGAAGACGGTGTGGGAGAAGCAAACGTTGTGGTCGGTGGACCAGAGCCACACACGGTCTCGGTGGAGCCTCCACACGCTGACTCTAAAGAGGAATGGCATCTCAAGACTGACAGTCAACCTAGGCCCTCCCCTCCGGACGAAGTTGGTTtgccaggagccccagaagaAGAGGGGTCCCTTGCCGGGAGAAATCTTTCCTGGCCACAAGGAGAAGAGACGGCCCTGGCACACAATGGGCAGGTGGATGGGAGGGTCCAAGAGGGCTCCTCAGGCAAGCACCTGGCTCCTCAGAGGCCCGCGGAGGGCACGCCAGAAGTGGAGACGGGAGTCCAGGTGGACAACCCAGAAGGGCCCGGTTTCCACCCCGAGAAGACACAGGAAGCAGAAGATGATTACAGCCCTGAAGAACTCCTGGAGGATGAAAATGCTCTAAGTGCAAAACAAGCTAAAGAGAAAAGCCCTGGGATTCAGGGCGGGCGGTTGGGTGTCAGCCCCCAGGCGCCCGCAGGggctgcattgggctccactAACACTGAGGCAGAGGCacaaggaaacaaagaagcaGCTAGTAATATtgtggaaatggaaggaaaaagtgAAACTCTGGGCAAAGAGGCAGACCCTGGGGCCAGGGAAATGGGCAGTGGGGCAGTGGGAAAAGAAAGCCCTCTCGTGGGTCAGAAAGCCCGGAGACCACCTGAGGTTAGTGACCCTCCTGACCAAAAAATGCAGACTCCAGAGTTAGGAGAAGTGTCTGAGAATCAAGATTCTGATTCTTTTCAAGAAGACGGCCGTGAGGAACACCTGCAGAGCTCCAGGCCTCCCGGGAAGCCCGGGATGGAGGGACTCGCAGAAGAGGGCCGGGAGGACTTGCAGAGAGCGGTGGACACGGGGGGCCGGGGCTCTGCCGATGGGGGGCACGAGGGTGACCTGCCGCAGGGGGCTGCACACGGGGACCCTGTGAAGGACTTGCCTGTGATCGGCAGCTTCTTTAAGGACCAGCAGTCCCTGGAGCGGTTCCAGAAGTACTTCGACGTCCGTGAGCTGGAAGCCATGTTCCTCGAAATGTCACTAAAGCTGAAGTCCGCGCAGCGGGAGAGCCTGCCCTACAACGTGGAAAAGGTCCTAGACAAGGTCTTCCGTGCGTCTGAGTCCCAGATTCTGAGCATAGCAGAGAAGATGCTGGACGCCCGTGTGGCCGAAAACAGAGAGCTGGGCACCAGGGAAGATCACGTATTTGAAGAGGCGGCGGTCCTGGACGATATTCAAGACCTGATCTACTTTGTCCGGTACAAACACTCTGCCCTGGAGGAGACGGCGCCGCTGGCCATGGCACAGCCCTCAGAGGAAGGCTGGGCTGGCGCAGCGGAAGGTAACGTGCCTGCCCGTGGCCTTGGGGAGCTGGGCTTGAGCAGCAGGTGGGGTGCAGAGTGGCTGTGGGCGCGTCTCTTGAGTTGCTGGCAAAGCTCTGTCCTCCGTTTGCCGTGTGCCTGCAGGTAAGGAACAGCACTGAGATGTCCAcgtgtctcctcctcccccctcctttcaGGCTGAAGCATGGGTCAGGATTTCTCACGCTGTTTTTCCGTTAGGACAGTTGAGActgttagcattttttttcttttttcttttatttaaaaaatttaaaaaatttattttgagagagcaagcgggggaggggcagagagagagagagagagagagagagagagagagagagagagagagaatcccaagcaggctctgggctgtcagcatggaggctgatgtgggccttgaactcacaaaccatgaatttatgacctgaaacaaaatgaggaatcgggtgcttaactgactgagagcccccaggtgccctgagaccaCTAGCATTTTCAAAAGGAACCTTGACAAGCAGGTAACGAGAAAGCAGGTAACAAGAAAACGATGCCCCAAGTAAGCCTGTTAACAGAGTAGAAGTTTCATGTAAAATTATGAAagggatttttatttaatttgaataaattttttttttttaagtaaactctgtgccctatgtggggcttgaactcacagcagTGAGGTCGGGAGTTGCATattctacctactgagccagccaggcaccccaagtaaattcctttttttgtttttttttttaatatttatgagagagagaatgtgcgagtggggaacaggcagagagagagggcgacagaggaaCTGaggccggctctgtgctgacagcagagagcctgatgcggggctcacattCACGAACCCATAAGATCATAACATGAGcggaagtccaatgcttaacagactgagccacccagttgccacctttttaaaattgaagtgtagaggcacctgggtggcttaggtggttgaatgtctgacttcggctcaggtcatgatctcacagtttgtgggtttgaaccccgtgttgggctctgtgctgacagctcagagcctggagcctgctttggattctgtgtctcctctctctctgtgccactcccctgctcatggtctgtcttttgtcttgcaaaaaaaaataaatgtgaaaattttaaattgaagtgtGGTTGAagcataatgttacattagtttcaggtgcgcAACATGGTGATGGGACAGGTCTGtgcattctctgtgctccctgcaaGCGTAGTCCCCATCTGTTACCATATAGGCTGTGACAGCACCACTGATTGTACCCCCTAcactgtacctttcatccctgtcCTTTACTAAGTCCACAACCAGAAGCTTGTAGAAGGGCTTAATAAGCACAGAGTAACTGCTCTCTGACCAAGGATTAGACCAAGGTGTAACATTTCAGTGGATGCCTTGCCTGAGTTTCTTCATCCTCACCCCCCGCAGTGTTCATCTTCTGTGGGTGTCCTGTTCTTTCTTGCCTCTTTGGAGCAGTCACTTAGATTAGTCAGATTCTACTGGGTTCTGGGATTCTTGGGGTCCGATTAATTAATCAAGGACGTGACCCGGATGCAGCGCTCTCTAACACAGCACTTGATGCATGGAAGCCTTTCAGTAAATATTGATTGGATGGACCGTGAGCCAGTCTCCTAACATAGCCTGATTCCTAGTTTATATTCTATTCTTGTCTCCATGCTTTTCAGCCTGTGGCATTTAAACTGTGGCATATGGTAGAGTACCAGGGCGACATAAAGCCACAGAATACATGCTGTCTTCCTGGAGGGCCAGTTTTGCTTCAGACTTTGGGGAGGAGAACATTTTTGCATGTAATCAAAGCAGTTCTGTTTTGCATTAGGATGCAAAGCTCTGATGCATTTTTAGGGTAAACTATGAGGCtttaaagaaatttctctttCCTGTGGGTCACATGGAGCTATACCCGAAAtcttctggggaaggaaatgggtTCTCCATCTTTGTAACAGAGATACTCTCAAAATATTTGAAGGCTGTTTCAGTAAGCTGCCTTTGTACCTAAGGCTAGCTCTGTGCAACAAACATGCTCATGTATGAAAGAGTTCGTGCTCTTTCTGCGTGGAGTAGATACTTCTGATTTCTGCCCTTGACTGGAattctcttctgcccatttatctGGGGGGGCATGTGTTGGGTTTGTCGAGGGGGGAGTTAGGGTTATTGAACTCCTTACCATAAATGGGTTGTCTTacaaaatacttgggaataagTGTTTCTTTGCAAATTTTAGTCATCTGTGAAGTGAGACAAAAGCAATTGAAACTCTTATTTCCCCACTCAGTCGTGCTTCCTGGGATCTCAGCATGTGGAGAGAGTGGTGCCCAGAGGGTAGCCAGGGAGGGAGAGCTGCCCCATGGgagaggctgggtggggggtATGGTCAAGGCCTGCTAGCCCAATGCATTCTTCTTCCCTGCAGGGATAGAACCACCCCTTGAAGATAATTTCCCACAAGATCACACAGAAGACCTTAAGACACAGATTCCCAAAGAGCCCATCCAGTTGGATCAACATGGTACTGGTGACAGGCATGGCTCAGAGGTGTCACAGAAGCCGAATACTGAGAAAGACATAGACCCAGGTAAAACTCACAGATTGTTCTCTACAAAGTAGAGAATGTCATAAACAGCTCCTaggatatttgttctttttttttttttttttttagattatgtatttaagtaatctcttcacccagagtggggcttgaactcatgaccccgagttgcatgctctaccaactgagccagccaggtgcccctggacatttATTTGCTCCTAAAGGCAGGAAATCAAAGGAAGAAGAATCCAGGCGGGAGTGAGTTGAACGGAAAGGAAAGCAGTTGAGGCAGATGGAGATCAGCAGTAGGAAAAAGGCCAGAGACTGTAACCAACCAAATGTCTGTGTTTGGCTCTCATTACTTACGTAAATAATTTCATCCTAAACTATCATTCTTAAAAGGCCGTATGTTCTCAAATAGTAGTTTCCAACCAGACCAGCCGACATCAGAAACTGGGGGGGTGAAGACCAGCAAAGCCCTCCAGGAAATTCTGATCACgtgaaagtttgagaaccactgctttatttatttattttttttaaagtttatttatttcgagagagagcacaagcaggagaaaaggag
Protein-coding sequences here:
- the MIA3 gene encoding transport and Golgi organization protein 1 homolog isoform X1 produces the protein MYRGEALEDFTGPDCRFVSFKKGDPVYVYYKLAGRPPEVWAGSVGRIFGYFPKDLIKVVHKYTEEELRVPADETDFVCFDGGRDDFDNYNVEELLGFLELYNSATGEPEKAIEKIQHEDTPPEAVDESDLEPELEPEAVEFNFEESESILSETSQELRGRSGAQKTHPHIHSQADHAQGDQPAFEPFEDVLQDKLKVPESESNKTNNGSQFSSEQEKIDAYKLLKTEMTLDLKTKFGSTADALVSDDETTRLVTSLEDDFDEELDMEYYTVGKEDEEDEESFGELPLLTFTHAGEDVKTPGKSGVQKYPTETGQNSKEKEKAEVTQPPGIKNYDQDLLTTWEDSILFTEGDRRPGVAGGSSDPEEGKEGGDVFKPQLAADSTDLKKAEDGLLILEAPNTSNDRDPEIHFAGHGRNVGESEKGLARAEMGLEGRREGTEAPGATQSSDLGSLPAAEKGKEGSELAFDNKENDVEGAAVHISKEMLHEEKPTERISEGGLEREAEPAAPGGQATGGKTEQDSMGIAPPSRGNQHNASEDGVGEANVVVGGPEPHTVSVEPPHADSKEEWHLKTDSQPRPSPPDEVGLPGAPEEEGSLAGRNLSWPQGEETALAHNGQVDGRVQEGSSGKHLAPQRPAEGTPEVETGVQVDNPEGPGFHPEKTQEAEDDYSPEELLEDENALSAKQAKEKSPGIQGGRLGVSPQAPAGAALGSTNTEAEAQGNKEAASNIVEMEGKSETLGKEADPGAREMGSGAVGKESPLVGQKARRPPEVSDPPDQKMQTPELGEVSENQDSDSFQEDGREEHLQSSRPPGKPGMEGLAEEGREDLQRAVDTGGRGSADGGHEGDLPQGAAHGDPVKDLPVIGSFFKDQQSLERFQKYFDVRELEAMFLEMSLKLKSAQRESLPYNVEKVLDKVFRASESQILSIAEKMLDARVAENRELGTREDHVFEEAAVLDDIQDLIYFVRYKHSALEETAPLAMAQPSEEGWAGAAEGIEPPLEDNFPQDHTEDLKTQIPKEPIQLDQHGTGDRHGSEVSQKPNTEKDIDPGIIITERSPVDAVDVEKQLETNAEEPASVPPLENAILGIYSFITYLTTALVATLPNDVQPGPDFYGLPWKPVLITAFLGLVSFAIFFWRTVLAVKDRVYQVTEQQISEKLKNIMKENAELVQKLSNYEQKIKESKKHVQETKKQNMILSDEAVKFKDKIKKLEETNEILGDTAKNLRVMLESEREQNAKNQDLILENKKSIEKLKDVISVNASEFSEVQIALNEAKLSEEKVKSECHRVQEENARLKKKKEQLQQEIKDWSKSHAELSEQIKSFEKSQKNLEVALTHKDDNINALTNCITQLNRLDCESESEGQNKGGNDVDEIANGEVGGDRSEKMKTQIKQMMDVSRTQTAISVVEEDLKLLQFKLRASMSTKCNLEEQIKRLEDERSSLQSAKAGLEGECQTLRQKVEILNELYQQKESALQKKLSQEEFERQDREQRLSAADEKALLAAEEVKTYKRRIQEMEDELQKTERSFKNQIATHEKKAHDNWLKARAAERAIAEEKREAANLRHKLLELTQKMAMLQEEPVIVKPRPGRPSTQNPPWRGPLSQNGSFGPSPVSGGECSPPPTADPPARPLSATLSRRDMPRSEFGSVDGPPPRPRWSSEASGKPSASADPGPGVAPMMNSGSRSSSPAKGTEDGKQTVSQDPEGPSAPSIPPVAEQSAVVPMAAKGPPPFPGVPLMSSPVGGPLPPPTRYGPPPQLCGPFGPRPLPPPFGPGFRPPLGLREYAPGIPPGKRDLPLDPREFLPGHTPFRPLGSLGPREYFIPGARLPPPPHGPQDYPPPPAARDFLPSGSGDEPAPASQSGSRDCSQALKQSP
- the MIA3 gene encoding transport and Golgi organization protein 1 homolog isoform X2: MYRGEALEDFTGPDCRFVSFKKGDPVYVYYKLAGRPPEVWAGSVGRIFGYFPKDLIKVVHKYTEEELRVPADETDFVCFDGGRDDFDNYNVEELLGFLELYNSATGEPEKAIEKIQHEDTPPEAVDESDLEPELEPEAVEFNFEESESILSETSQELRGRSGAQKTHPHIHSQADHAQGDQPAFEPFEDVLQDKLKVPESESNKTNNGSQFSSEQEKIDAYKLLKTEMTLDLKTKFGSTADALVSDDETTRLVTSLEDDFDEELDMEYYTVGKEDEEDEESFGELPLLTFTHAGEDVKTPGKSGVQKYPTETGQNSKEKEKAEVTQPPGIKNYDQDLLTTWEDSILFTEGDRRPGVAGGSSDPEEGKEGGDVFKPQLAADSTDLKKAEDGLLILEAPNTSNDRDPEIHFAGHGRNVGESEKGLARAEMGLEGRREGTEAPGATQSSDLGSLPAAEKGKEGSELAFDNKENDVEGAAVHISKEMLHEEKPTERISEGGLEREAEPAAPGGQATGGKTEQDSMGIAPPSRGNQHNASEDGVGEANVVVGGPEPHTVSVEPPHADSKEEWHLKTDSQPRPSPPDEVGLPGAPEEEGSLAGRNLSWPQGEETALAHNGQVDGRVQEGSSGKHLAPQRPAEGTPEVETGVQVDNPEGPGFHPEKTQEAEDDYSPEELLEDENALSAKQAKEKSPGIQGGRLGVSPQAPAGAALGSTNTEAEAQGNKEAASNIVEMEGKSETLGKEADPGAREMGSGAVGKESPLVGQKARRPPEVSDPPDQKMQTPELGEVSENQDSDSFQEDGREEHLQSSRPPGKPGMEGLAEEGREDLQRAVDTGGRGSADGGHEGDLPQGAAHGDPVKDLPVIGSFFKDQQSLERFQKYFDVRELEAMFLEMSLKLKSAQRESLPYNVEKVLDKVFRASESQILSIAEKMLDARVAENRELGTREDHVFEEAAVLDDIQDLIYFVRYKHSALEETAPLAMAQPSEEGWAGAAEGIEPPLEDNFPQDHTEDLKTQIPKEPIQLDQHGTGDRHGSEVSQKPNTEKDIDPGIIITERSPVDAVDVEKQLETNAEEPASVPPLENAILGIYSFITYLTTALVATLPNDVQPGPDFYGLPWKPVLITAFLGLVSFAIFFWRTVLAVKDRVYQVTEQQISEKLKNIMKENAELVQKLSNYEQKIKESKKHVQETKKQNMILSDEAVKFKDKIKKLEETNEILGDTAKNLRVMLESEREQNAKNQDLILENKKSIEKLKDVISVNASEFSEVQIALNEAKLSEEKVKSECHRVQEENARLKKKKEQLQQEIKDWSKSHAELSEQIKSFEKSQKNLEVALTHKDDNINALTNCITQLNRLDCESESEGQNKGGNDVDEIANGEVGGDRSEKMKTQIKQMMDVSRTQTAISVVEEDLKLLQFKLRASMSTKCNLEEQIKRLEDERSSLQSAKAGLEGECQTLRQKVEILNELYQQKESALQKKLSQEEFERQDREQRLSAADEKALLAAEEVKTYKRRIQEMEDELQKTERSFKNQIATHEKKAHDNWLKARAAERAIAEEKREAANLRHKLLELTQKMAMLQEEPVIVKPRPGRPSTQNPPWRGPLSQNGSFGPSPVSGGECSPPPTADPPARPLSATLSRRDMPRSEFGSVDGPPPRPRWSSEASGKPSASDPGPGVAPMMNSGSRSSSPAKGTEDGKQTVSQDPEGPSAPSIPPVAEQSAVVPMAAKGPPPFPGVPLMSSPVGGPLPPPTRYGPPPQLCGPFGPRPLPPPFGPGFRPPLGLREYAPGIPPGKRDLPLDPREFLPGHTPFRPLGSLGPREYFIPGARLPPPPHGPQDYPPPPAARDFLPSGSGDEPAPASQSGSRDCSQALKQSP